The following coding sequences are from one Shewanella violacea DSS12 window:
- a CDS encoding sulfite exporter TauE/SafE family protein: MDSLFLLFFSCLLLGGVIGFMAGLLGIGGGIIAVPVLLYLLPWVGFDVGVLPHVAIATSLAAIILTSLSSARAHHKQGNIPWPLLKPILPGLILGSLSAGIISTFISADLLQTSFAVFVICMAAQMIFPFRLSEADKQMPSTPILFAVSTVIAIIAALMGIGGGVLLIPFLSWCGLQMRNAIGFSSVSGVFIALFGSASYVLSGWNVSGLPEWTLGYVYLPALLGIVITSVLMAPLGVKAASIWPTKILKRIFALLLIVVGLKLALA, encoded by the coding sequence ATGGATAGTCTATTCTTGCTCTTCTTCAGTTGCCTGCTTCTCGGTGGAGTCATAGGTTTTATGGCAGGCCTACTGGGTATAGGTGGTGGTATTATCGCCGTACCTGTACTCCTGTATCTGTTGCCATGGGTTGGTTTCGATGTGGGAGTGCTTCCCCATGTAGCCATCGCGACCTCTCTTGCTGCCATTATCTTAACTTCTTTGTCTTCGGCTCGCGCTCATCACAAGCAAGGTAATATTCCTTGGCCTCTGCTTAAGCCTATACTGCCAGGCTTGATCTTGGGCTCTTTAAGTGCAGGTATTATTTCAACATTCATTAGCGCAGATCTGCTGCAGACAAGCTTCGCCGTATTTGTGATCTGTATGGCGGCTCAGATGATTTTCCCCTTTAGGCTTAGTGAGGCAGACAAACAGATGCCTTCTACGCCGATACTATTTGCGGTATCGACAGTTATTGCTATTATCGCGGCATTAATGGGGATAGGTGGTGGAGTCTTGCTGATCCCTTTCTTGAGTTGGTGTGGTTTACAGATGAGAAATGCCATAGGTTTTTCCTCCGTATCCGGGGTGTTTATCGCACTCTTTGGTAGTGCCAGTTATGTACTTTCTGGCTGGAATGTATCGGGTTTGCCCGAGTGGACCTTAGGTTATGTATATTTACCCGCCCTCTTAGGTATCGTTATCACATCAGTCTTGATGGCCCCCTTGGGAGTGAAAGCGGCGAGTATCTGGCCGACTAAGATATTGAAGAGAATTTTTGCGCTCCTGTTAATCGTGGTCGGATTGAAACTCGCATTAGCTTGA
- a CDS encoding thymidylate synthase, with translation MKQYLELCNRIIDEGTWIENERTGKRCLTVINADLVYNVENNEFPLITTRKSFWKAAIAEMLGYIRGFDNAADFRKLGAKTWDANANDNLAWLNNPHRKGQDDMGRVYGVQGRAWSKPDGGTIDQLKKIVDNLKKGVDDRGEILSFYNPGEFHMGCLRPCMHTHNFSLLGDTLYLNSFQRSCDVPLGLNFNQVQVFTLLALIAQITGKKPGQAYHKIVNAHIYEDQLDLMRDVQLKREPFGPASLSINPDIKSLEDLETWVTMDDFEVSNYQHHDAIKYPFSV, from the coding sequence ATGAAGCAATATTTAGAACTCTGTAATCGGATCATAGATGAAGGCACCTGGATCGAGAATGAACGAACAGGTAAAAGGTGTCTTACTGTTATCAATGCCGATCTTGTCTATAACGTCGAGAACAATGAGTTCCCTTTAATTACCACCCGTAAAAGTTTTTGGAAAGCAGCCATCGCTGAGATGCTAGGATATATTCGTGGCTTTGATAATGCAGCCGATTTCCGTAAACTGGGTGCTAAGACCTGGGATGCCAATGCTAATGATAATCTGGCCTGGTTGAATAATCCTCACCGTAAAGGGCAGGATGATATGGGACGGGTATATGGCGTTCAGGGAAGGGCGTGGAGTAAACCCGACGGTGGCACCATAGATCAGCTGAAGAAAATAGTCGATAACCTCAAGAAAGGGGTCGATGATCGCGGAGAGATCCTCAGTTTTTACAATCCAGGTGAATTCCATATGGGCTGTTTACGCCCGTGTATGCACACCCATAACTTCTCCTTGTTAGGCGATACCTTATATCTGAATAGTTTTCAGCGTTCTTGCGATGTGCCCCTAGGATTGAATTTTAATCAAGTTCAAGTATTTACCCTGCTGGCTTTAATTGCGCAAATTACCGGTAAAAAGCCGGGGCAGGCTTACCATAAGATTGTTAACGCTCATATTTATGAAGATCAATTGGACCTGATGCGTGATGTTCAGTTGAAACGAGAGCCCTTCGGACCAGCTTCTTTGTCTATCAATCCAGATATAAAATCACTCGAAGATCTTGAGACCTGGGTGACCATGGATGACTTCGAAGTATCAAATTATCAACACCATGATGCCATCAAGTATCCCTTCTCTGTGTAA
- the nhaA gene encoding Na+/H+ antiporter NhaA, translating to MKKAIDNFLSLESAGGILLMVAVVLAMLMANSPLSGIYQGFLDTEMQIRVGSLDIDKTLIHWINDGLMAIFFMLIGLEVKRELLEGALSSRAQASLPTFAAIGGMVFPAGVYLLFNYSDPITQVGWAIPAATDIAFALGIMALLGSRVPVSLKVFLLALAIIDDLGVVVIIAIFYSTDLSMVSLVVAAIAILGLIGLNRRGVTALGPYGVLGLILWIAVLKSGVHATLAGVIIAFCIPLRAKDGSSPSESLEHSLHPWSTFIILPIFAFANAGVDLSGMSLDALVSPVPVGIALGLLLGKPLGVLLFSYISVKLKWAVLPEGIGWRHIAPVAVMCGIGFTMSMFISSLAFVGEGAIYGDFARLGILVGSLLSAVIGYFWLDKVLPKEAANKPK from the coding sequence ATGAAAAAGGCGATAGATAATTTTTTAAGCCTAGAATCGGCAGGTGGCATCCTGCTCATGGTAGCGGTTGTGCTAGCCATGTTGATGGCAAATTCGCCTCTGTCAGGTATATATCAAGGTTTTTTAGATACCGAGATGCAGATACGAGTCGGTAGCCTAGATATCGACAAGACGCTTATCCATTGGATTAATGATGGTTTGATGGCGATCTTCTTTATGCTGATTGGTTTAGAAGTTAAACGTGAGCTGCTGGAAGGGGCACTCTCGAGTAGGGCTCAAGCATCTCTGCCCACCTTTGCTGCAATCGGTGGCATGGTCTTTCCGGCCGGCGTTTATCTATTGTTTAACTATAGTGACCCTATTACTCAAGTTGGTTGGGCTATTCCAGCCGCGACAGATATTGCTTTTGCATTGGGGATCATGGCGCTCTTAGGCAGTCGAGTCCCGGTTTCGTTGAAGGTTTTTCTATTGGCATTAGCCATTATCGACGATCTGGGTGTTGTGGTTATTATTGCAATATTTTATAGCACTGATTTATCTATGGTCAGTCTGGTGGTCGCCGCAATCGCCATATTAGGCTTAATCGGTCTAAACAGGCGAGGGGTAACAGCTTTAGGTCCCTACGGAGTACTGGGTCTTATTCTATGGATAGCCGTATTAAAATCTGGTGTCCACGCGACATTGGCCGGTGTGATCATCGCTTTTTGTATCCCATTGAGGGCGAAAGACGGCAGCTCGCCATCCGAGAGTCTGGAGCATAGCCTGCACCCTTGGAGCACCTTTATCATCTTACCTATCTTTGCCTTTGCGAATGCGGGTGTAGATCTCAGTGGCATGAGCTTAGATGCGCTAGTATCTCCTGTGCCCGTGGGCATTGCATTAGGTTTGCTGCTGGGTAAGCCACTGGGTGTGTTACTTTTTAGCTATATCTCAGTAAAACTTAAATGGGCTGTTCTTCCTGAAGGCATAGGGTGGAGACATATTGCTCCGGTAGCCGTGATGTGTGGTATCGGTTTTACCATGTCTATGTTTATCTCATCTCTGGCATTTGTGGGAGAAGGGGCCATCTATGGTGATTTTGCTAGATTGGGCATCTTAGTCGGCTCGCTGCTGTCCGCTGTCATAGGTTATTTCTGGTTGGATAAAGTGCTACCCAAAGAAGCCGCAAATAAGCCTAAATAA
- the nhaR gene encoding transcriptional activator NhaR: MSHLNYNHLYYFWMVHKKGSVAKAAEALCLTPQTVTGQIRVLETRFKGSLFKRVGRSLEPTELGELVFRYADKMFSLSYEMLDILNYQKDENILFEVGIADALSKALASRVLLSVVPSDGSMHLACFEATHESLMTRLREHKLDIILSDCAGESLKYPEILSKKLGECGVAFFSSEKYSKPFPECLEQGKLLIPGKRTSLGQQLHHWFDENGLNVNILGEFDDAAMMKAFGFFKQGIFVAPSIYKQDILSHDMHLLGETTDIKEVYHVMFAERMIQHPAVKRLLETDFTDLFEGRDLQVQSLS; encoded by the coding sequence ATGTCACATCTAAACTATAACCACCTCTATTATTTTTGGATGGTACATAAAAAGGGCTCGGTAGCTAAGGCTGCCGAGGCTTTATGCCTCACACCACAAACAGTGACGGGGCAGATTCGAGTTCTTGAAACGCGTTTTAAGGGCAGCCTATTTAAACGAGTAGGTCGCTCCTTGGAGCCTACTGAGCTTGGAGAACTGGTATTTCGCTATGCGGATAAGATGTTTAGTCTCAGCTATGAGATGTTAGATATCCTTAACTATCAAAAGGACGAGAATATTCTGTTCGAGGTTGGCATTGCGGATGCGCTGTCTAAAGCCTTGGCAAGCAGAGTGTTACTCTCCGTTGTCCCCAGTGATGGCTCAATGCATCTTGCCTGCTTCGAGGCGACACACGAAAGCCTGATGACACGCTTAAGGGAGCATAAACTGGATATTATCCTATCTGATTGCGCCGGAGAGTCCCTTAAATATCCTGAGATCTTATCTAAGAAATTAGGCGAGTGTGGGGTGGCTTTCTTCTCCTCCGAGAAGTACAGCAAGCCGTTTCCCGAGTGTTTAGAGCAAGGTAAGCTACTCATTCCCGGAAAACGAACCTCTCTTGGACAGCAGCTGCATCATTGGTTCGATGAAAATGGCCTCAATGTCAATATACTCGGTGAGTTTGATGACGCGGCCATGATGAAGGCCTTTGGTTTTTTCAAGCAGGGGATCTTCGTGGCCCCCTCTATCTATAAACAAGATATCTTGTCCCATGATATGCACCTGTTAGGTGAAACCACAGATATCAAAGAGGTTTATCATGTGATGTTTGCCGAGCGCATGATCCAGCATCCTGCGGTGAAACGCCTGTTAGAAACAGATTTCACTGATCTGTTTGAAGGCCGAGATCTACAGGTTCAAAGCTTGTCATAG
- a CDS encoding FAD assembly factor SdhE — protein MKISRVRWACRRGMLELDVIFQPFVDRYYEQLSVKNKAILVRLLEGEDPELFAWFMGHEQCPDPELAEMVILVRGRPAP, from the coding sequence ATGAAGATATCGAGAGTGAGATGGGCATGCCGACGGGGTATGCTTGAATTGGACGTTATTTTCCAACCTTTTGTCGATCGTTATTACGAGCAGTTATCGGTAAAAAACAAAGCCATTCTTGTCAGACTTCTCGAAGGGGAAGATCCAGAGTTATTTGCTTGGTTTATGGGTCATGAACAGTGCCCAGATCCTGAATTGGCCGAGATGGTCATACTTGTCCGTGGCAGACCCGCACCTTAG
- a CDS encoding protein YgfX: MADPHLSFRLTSSFDQRLALVVLGSVCLSSFLAWPSLDNFIYLSIHYSTAGLTLAFFCYQFWQLKHWYCRFSLSRDGGGLIAFRDREQDAAPVIADKVKFTLVSGPIVTPLVVFFYIRTQDMEVGHRRLVIIWADMLEDTSYRHLCRLLLAN, from the coding sequence GTGGCAGACCCGCACCTTAGTTTTAGACTGACTTCATCCTTCGACCAGCGTCTCGCGTTGGTCGTGTTAGGGAGTGTTTGCTTAAGCTCCTTTCTCGCCTGGCCTTCTTTAGATAACTTCATCTACCTGAGCATTCACTACAGCACAGCCGGCTTAACTTTGGCTTTTTTCTGTTATCAGTTTTGGCAATTAAAGCATTGGTACTGCCGATTCAGCTTGAGTCGTGATGGTGGAGGTCTGATAGCTTTTAGAGATAGAGAGCAAGATGCTGCCCCAGTTATAGCTGATAAGGTTAAATTTACGTTAGTCTCGGGTCCAATCGTCACACCATTAGTGGTTTTTTTCTATATCCGCACCCAAGATATGGAGGTCGGCCATAGGCGTTTAGTGATCATTTGGGCTGATATGTTAGAAGACACAAGTTATCGGCACCTGTGTCGTCTGCTTTTAGCTAATTAG
- the nadB gene encoding L-aspartate oxidase: MKQVVEHQSDVLVIGSGAAGLTLALHLAEKHEVILLSKGPLSEGSTYYAQGGIASVFDADDTIESHVADTLIAGAGLCDEAVVKFTAENAKGIMEWLIECGVAFDKEETSDGDTANAPYHLTREGGHSHRRILHAADATGKEVQVTLQDRAKSHPNIRVLERYNAIDLITSNKLNLSCNRVLGAYVWNRDSEQVETIKAKFVALATGGSSKVYQYTSNPDIASGDGIAMAWRSGCKVANMEFNQFHPTCLYHADARNFLLTEALRGEGAYLRRPDGTRFMPEFDERAELAPRDIVARAIDFEMKRLGSDCVYLDITHKPAEFIIKHFPTIHKRCLEFGIDITTDPIPVVPAAHYTCGGVMTDLNGQTDLKGLYAIGEVAYTGLHGANRLASNSLLECLVFARAAGENIGGQLHNIPMPGVLPPWDESKVSNSDEEVVIAHNWHELRLFMWDYVGIVRSDKRLERALRRCAMLQQEIQEYYSNFRVSNNLLELRNLVQVAELIIRCAMDRKESIGLHYNIDHPEPSDNPTPTILKPDS, encoded by the coding sequence ATGAAACAAGTAGTTGAACACCAATCTGATGTTTTGGTTATCGGCAGCGGCGCTGCAGGTTTGACATTAGCACTGCATCTAGCTGAAAAACATGAAGTTATTTTGCTCTCAAAAGGGCCTCTGAGTGAAGGTTCTACCTATTATGCTCAGGGGGGTATCGCTTCTGTCTTCGATGCAGATGACACGATCGAGTCCCATGTTGCCGATACCTTGATCGCTGGGGCCGGACTTTGTGATGAGGCCGTGGTTAAATTTACCGCCGAAAATGCTAAGGGCATCATGGAGTGGTTAATCGAGTGCGGTGTGGCTTTCGATAAAGAAGAGACCAGTGACGGTGACACGGCTAATGCCCCCTATCATTTAACTCGTGAAGGCGGACATAGCCATAGGCGCATACTGCATGCTGCCGATGCCACGGGTAAAGAGGTTCAGGTCACGCTACAGGACAGAGCCAAGTCTCATCCCAACATCCGGGTTTTAGAGCGTTACAATGCCATAGATCTCATCACTTCCAATAAATTAAACTTATCCTGTAACCGAGTCCTAGGGGCTTATGTTTGGAATAGGGATAGTGAACAGGTTGAGACCATTAAGGCTAAATTTGTCGCCTTAGCAACTGGTGGTAGCTCTAAAGTCTATCAATATACTTCGAACCCAGATATTGCTTCCGGTGATGGTATTGCCATGGCCTGGCGCTCCGGTTGCAAAGTTGCCAACATGGAATTCAATCAATTCCACCCTACTTGTCTCTATCATGCCGATGCCAGAAACTTTCTTCTCACAGAAGCTTTACGCGGTGAAGGTGCCTATCTTAGACGCCCTGATGGCACACGCTTCATGCCAGAATTCGACGAACGTGCCGAGCTGGCACCAAGAGACATAGTCGCACGAGCCATAGATTTTGAGATGAAGAGGCTAGGTTCAGATTGTGTTTACTTAGACATCACTCATAAACCGGCAGAGTTTATCATTAAGCACTTTCCGACCATCCATAAGCGTTGCTTAGAATTTGGTATCGATATCACCACGGACCCAATCCCGGTGGTACCAGCAGCCCATTACACCTGTGGTGGTGTGATGACAGACCTGAACGGGCAGACAGATCTCAAAGGCTTATATGCCATCGGCGAAGTCGCCTACACAGGCCTACACGGTGCTAACCGTCTCGCCAGTAACTCCTTACTCGAGTGTCTCGTCTTCGCCAGGGCCGCCGGTGAAAATATTGGTGGGCAACTGCATAATATTCCTATGCCTGGAGTATTGCCTCCATGGGATGAGAGTAAGGTATCGAACTCAGATGAAGAAGTTGTCATCGCCCACAACTGGCATGAACTGCGCCTGTTCATGTGGGATTATGTAGGTATTGTTCGCTCAGATAAACGGCTTGAGAGGGCCCTTCGTCGCTGCGCCATGCTGCAACAAGAGATCCAAGAATATTACAGTAATTTCAGAGTGAGCAATAATCTACTGGAACTGAGAAATCTAGTGCAGGTGGCAGAGCTTATCATACGCTGCGCCATGGATAGAAAAGAGAGCATAGGTCTGCATTACAATATAGATCATCCAGAACCATCAGATAACCCCACTCCCACAATACTTAAACCTGATAGCTAA
- the rpoE gene encoding RNA polymerase sigma factor RpoE, with product MSGQISDQQLVERVQQGDKNAFNLLVLKYQNKVMNLIARYVRNQADVADVAQEAFIKAYRALPNFRGESAFYTWLYRIAVNTAKNHLVAQGRRAPANDVDVEEAEYYDGSDALKEFASPERLLMADDIQKVVFDALDSLPEELKTAISLRELDGMSYEEIANVMDCPVGTVRSRIFRAREAIDKKLQPLLEE from the coding sequence ATGAGTGGACAAATAAGTGATCAACAACTAGTTGAGCGTGTTCAGCAGGGGGATAAAAATGCATTTAATCTCTTGGTACTCAAGTATCAGAACAAGGTCATGAATCTGATTGCACGATATGTGCGAAATCAGGCTGACGTTGCTGATGTTGCTCAGGAAGCTTTTATTAAAGCCTATCGAGCACTACCAAACTTTCGAGGTGAGAGTGCATTTTATACCTGGTTGTACCGAATTGCGGTAAACACCGCTAAGAATCATCTGGTTGCGCAGGGGCGACGTGCTCCTGCCAATGATGTCGATGTAGAGGAAGCCGAATATTATGATGGCAGTGATGCGTTAAAGGAGTTTGCTTCTCCCGAACGTTTATTAATGGCCGATGATATTCAAAAAGTTGTTTTCGATGCACTAGACTCATTACCAGAAGAGTTAAAAACGGCTATCTCATTACGAGAACTCGATGGTATGAGTTACGAGGAGATAGCAAACGTTATGGATTGTCCAGTTGGCACGGTAAGATCTCGTATCTTCAGAGCCCGGGAAGCGATCGATAAAAAACTTCAGCCTTTGCTGGAAGAATAG
- a CDS encoding sigma-E factor negative regulatory protein, which yields MHKLGQEWVSAAVDGESDEQALAELAADEGSHLQWRDYHMIGDAIRGELPKSINLDLSASIADAIDKEPTIIASVRRVDSKKPEQNLGGLSNVIPMFKQFGQYAIAASVALVAVVGVQNYSQLNAIDASPLPVLNTRPLVGSVAPVSLQTGPVQASQSFTNVQVMEQRQRINAYIQDHMLQQRLNNGAKIDDNSKLDSNVADQ from the coding sequence ATGCATAAATTAGGTCAGGAGTGGGTATCCGCTGCCGTCGATGGTGAAAGCGACGAGCAGGCATTGGCTGAATTGGCAGCCGATGAGGGTTCACATCTACAGTGGCGTGATTATCATATGATAGGTGATGCGATACGTGGTGAGTTGCCTAAGTCGATTAACTTAGATCTCAGTGCCAGTATTGCAGATGCTATCGATAAAGAGCCAACAATCATAGCATCGGTGCGACGTGTCGATAGCAAAAAGCCAGAACAAAACCTAGGTGGATTATCTAATGTGATCCCTATGTTTAAGCAGTTTGGTCAATATGCCATCGCAGCTAGTGTCGCCTTAGTGGCAGTCGTTGGGGTACAAAACTACAGTCAGCTAAATGCCATAGATGCATCGCCGTTACCTGTGCTTAACACGCGTCCATTGGTCGGCAGTGTGGCTCCTGTGAGCCTACAAACAGGACCGGTACAAGCGAGTCAAAGCTTCACTAATGTTCAGGTGATGGAGCAACGTCAACGCATCAATGCTTATATTCAAGATCATATGTTGCAACAAAGATTGAATAATGGGGCTAAAATAGATGACAATAGCAAACTTGATTCGAATGTTGCGGATCAATAG
- a CDS encoding MucB/RseB C-terminal domain-containing protein, which translates to MRLILLVLLVFTLPVMAQEDLSPKAWLENMSHALQDKEFKMSLIQLQADHIRPLVYIHGKVEDQEVAFLEHLNGPPKNAVRVGNTVTFIEHDQPAYSVLASRILGVLPPAFAGDISKLESGYQFVLGGRTRLAGRPGQLVRIIPNDNFRYGYQVWLDMESYLPLRYDMLTQDKQLLEQILVVELLVLNEPPAILTEAYKQEWPAVAAQSKRDADDNWKFNWLPEGFKVLVKDNHRLMGSHEAVEYVALSDGMANISVYIARLGDTQMPEELVTRNGLSLATEVVGDYEVVAVGKVPKETLIRVAKGISLQ; encoded by the coding sequence TTGCGTCTTATCCTCTTGGTCCTGTTAGTTTTTACTCTTCCCGTGATGGCACAGGAAGATCTATCCCCTAAGGCTTGGCTTGAAAATATGAGCCATGCCTTGCAGGATAAAGAATTTAAGATGTCTCTGATCCAGCTACAAGCTGACCACATTCGGCCCTTAGTCTATATTCACGGCAAGGTCGAAGATCAGGAAGTCGCCTTTCTCGAACATCTCAATGGCCCACCTAAAAACGCAGTAAGAGTCGGCAACACTGTGACTTTTATTGAGCATGATCAACCCGCTTATAGTGTACTGGCTAGTCGTATTCTTGGGGTATTACCCCCAGCTTTTGCCGGCGATATCTCTAAGCTGGAGTCTGGTTATCAATTCGTCTTAGGTGGTCGAACCCGTTTAGCGGGGCGCCCGGGCCAGTTGGTGCGTATCATTCCGAACGATAACTTTCGTTATGGCTATCAAGTCTGGTTGGATATGGAGTCTTATCTCCCCCTTCGCTATGACATGTTGACTCAAGATAAGCAGTTACTCGAGCAGATATTAGTGGTGGAACTACTTGTATTAAACGAGCCACCGGCCATTTTGACTGAAGCTTATAAGCAGGAGTGGCCAGCGGTAGCCGCCCAGTCTAAACGTGATGCCGATGATAACTGGAAATTTAACTGGTTACCTGAAGGCTTTAAAGTTTTGGTGAAAGACAATCATAGACTCATGGGCAGCCACGAAGCGGTAGAGTATGTCGCCCTCAGCGATGGCATGGCTAATATCTCTGTTTATATTGCTCGCCTTGGGGATACTCAGATGCCCGAAGAGCTAGTGACCCGCAATGGTCTATCATTAGCCACAGAAGTTGTCGGTGACTATGAAGTCGTGGCCGTTGGTAAGGTACCTAAAGAAACCTTAATCCGTGTTGCTAAGGGCATAAGTCTCCAATAG
- a CDS encoding SoxR reducing system RseC family protein: MMEEMAKVIQCDDKGWVTVEVQVKSACSHCDNSESCGTSAVASAFSPKVQTFSIPSENQYEPGQLLRLGLPESVILKAAALIYLLPLLGLFLGAGVATLVLSQFQVEVSDRHVIPVALIGAFLAWLYARKAAKKMEHTSQPVILSHLGHTL, translated from the coding sequence ATGATGGAAGAGATGGCGAAAGTCATACAATGTGACGATAAAGGCTGGGTAACCGTTGAGGTTCAAGTCAAAAGTGCCTGTAGCCATTGTGATAATAGTGAATCTTGTGGCACCTCAGCCGTGGCATCAGCCTTTTCCCCTAAGGTGCAAACTTTCTCTATTCCATCTGAAAATCAATATGAGCCAGGGCAACTTCTCCGGCTAGGTTTGCCAGAAAGTGTAATTCTTAAGGCGGCAGCCCTTATCTATCTACTTCCCTTGCTTGGACTCTTTCTGGGGGCTGGCGTTGCGACGCTTGTCCTATCTCAATTTCAGGTTGAAGTCAGCGATCGTCATGTGATCCCTGTTGCACTCATAGGTGCCTTCCTCGCTTGGCTATATGCCAGAAAAGCCGCCAAGAAGATGGAACATACCAGTCAACCTGTAATCCTTTCTCATTTAGGTCATACGCTTTAA
- the lepA gene encoding translation elongation factor 4 produces the protein MKHIRNFSIIAHIDHGKSTLSDRLIQFCGGLTDREMASQVLDSMDIERERGITIKAQSVTLNYTAKDGETYQLNFIDTPGHVDFSYEVSRSLAACEGALLVVDAGQGVEAQTLANCYTALEMEMEVVPVLNKIDLPQADPDRVAEEIEDIVGIEATDAVRCSAKTGIGIEDVLEVIVAQVPPPEGNEEGPLQALIIDSWFDSYLGVVSLVRIKHGVLRKGDKFKVMSTGVNHTVDKLGIFTPKQTDTAELRTGEVGYVIAGIKEIHGAPVGDTLTHAKNGATEPLSGFKKVKPQVYAGVFPISTDDYESFRDALNKLSLNDASLFFEPETSSALGFGFRIGFLGLLHMEIIQERLEREYNLDLITTAPTVVYEIIKTDGETIYVDNPSDLPAINNITEMREPIVETNILVPKEYLGNVITLCVEKRGMQTNMVYHGNQVAITYDMPMAEVVMDFFDRLKSTSRGYASLEYNFSRFEPAEMVRLDILINGDRVDALAMIIHKGLIRQKGLALVNKMKELIPRQMFDIAIQAAVGTQVIARSSIKAMRKDVTAKCYGGDVSRKKKLLQKQKEGKKRMKQVGNVEVPQEAFLAVLKLND, from the coding sequence ATGAAGCACATTAGAAATTTTTCAATTATTGCCCATATTGATCATGGCAAATCAACACTTTCAGACCGTTTAATTCAATTTTGCGGTGGTCTTACCGATCGTGAGATGGCGTCCCAAGTATTGGACTCGATGGATATCGAGCGCGAGCGCGGTATTACCATCAAGGCTCAGAGTGTTACGTTAAATTATACGGCCAAAGACGGTGAAACCTATCAGTTAAACTTCATCGATACGCCGGGTCACGTGGATTTTTCCTATGAAGTATCCCGCTCTCTTGCAGCCTGTGAAGGTGCTTTACTGGTCGTAGATGCCGGACAAGGCGTAGAGGCTCAGACTCTGGCTAACTGTTACACGGCGCTTGAGATGGAGATGGAAGTAGTTCCAGTTCTGAACAAGATAGATCTGCCTCAAGCCGATCCAGATCGTGTTGCCGAAGAAATTGAAGACATAGTCGGCATTGAAGCTACCGATGCGGTTCGCTGTTCAGCAAAGACTGGTATAGGCATCGAGGACGTACTCGAAGTCATCGTGGCACAAGTCCCACCACCAGAGGGAAATGAAGAGGGGCCATTGCAGGCCTTGATCATAGATTCCTGGTTCGATAGCTATCTGGGTGTTGTCTCCCTAGTTCGTATCAAGCATGGTGTGCTCAGAAAGGGTGACAAGTTTAAGGTCATGTCTACTGGTGTGAATCACACTGTCGATAAACTGGGTATCTTTACTCCTAAGCAGACAGACACAGCAGAGCTGAGAACCGGTGAAGTTGGCTATGTTATTGCTGGTATCAAGGAGATCCACGGCGCGCCCGTAGGTGATACCTTAACCCATGCTAAAAATGGCGCGACTGAACCATTAAGTGGTTTCAAAAAGGTTAAACCTCAGGTTTATGCCGGTGTATTCCCTATATCTACCGACGATTATGAGAGTTTCCGTGATGCGCTAAATAAGCTTAGCCTCAACGATGCTTCCTTGTTCTTCGAGCCAGAGACCTCATCTGCACTGGGTTTCGGTTTCCGTATCGGCTTCTTAGGCTTGCTACACATGGAGATCATCCAGGAGCGTCTGGAGCGTGAATATAATTTAGATCTGATCACCACGGCACCCACCGTAGTGTATGAAATCATCAAGACAGATGGTGAGACCATCTATGTGGATAACCCATCGGATCTGCCGGCAATCAATAATATTACCGAGATGCGAGAGCCCATAGTTGAGACCAATATTCTGGTACCGAAAGAGTACCTGGGTAACGTGATCACCTTGTGTGTCGAGAAGCGTGGCATGCAGACTAATATGGTCTATCACGGCAATCAGGTTGCTATCACCTATGACATGCCGATGGCTGAAGTGGTGATGGACTTCTTCGATCGTCTTAAATCTACCAGTCGTGGCTATGCGTCTCTTGAATATAACTTCTCTCGCTTCGAGCCCGCCGAGATGGTACGTCTCGACATCCTCATCAATGGTGACAGAGTCGATGCCTTGGCAATGATTATCCATAAGGGTCTCATTCGTCAAAAAGGTCTGGCGCTGGTGAATAAGATGAAAGAGCTTATTCCAAGACAGATGTTTGACATCGCTATTCAGGCTGCAGTGGGTACTCAAGTCATCGCTCGATCTTCGATCAAGGCAATGCGTAAAGATGTGACTGCTAAGTGTTATGGCGGCGATGTGTCCCGTAAGAAGAAGTTACTGCAGAAGCAGAAAGAGGGTAAGAAGCGCATGAAGCAAGTAGGCAATGTGGAAGTGCCACAGGAAGCCTTCCTCGCAGTGCTCAAGCTCAACGACTAA